The following DNA comes from Brassica oleracea var. oleracea cultivar TO1000 chromosome C5, BOL, whole genome shotgun sequence.
ATTTCCGCATCTAAAAAAACTAGTATAAATATTTTTTTCATAAATGAAAATAAAGTTTGTTTCTATATCGACAACTCACACATGTAATGAATTTTCTATTAAAAATTGGCGATACAAAAGAAATTGCTATAATTGTAATTGACATTTGTTTAGCAAAAAAAAAAATGTAATTGACATTTTCATTCATAACTTTTCTTTACGTAAAAATAAAGGTTTTTTTTTTGTCTGCAACTTAGATAGTACAGGATGGGGATGATAATGGCATGCTTCCTATAAGTAAAAATAATTTGGAAATAGAAAAACAGAAGTTTTTTTTATCTAAAAAGAACTCATCATATTGCAGGGGCTCAACTAGCTAGTGTCTTATTGAGTATTGACGGAGACAAGCGAGATATCATACGAGAGAAGGGCAAACTGCATACATATGGATTATACATGGCCCATCATTTAAAAAAAATATAAGTTTTATTATTATATATTAATCAATGGTGACTTTGAAGTTACATAATATATACAGCTCCCAAATTAATGGAATTCATGCGTTTCTCCTTCTCTCCTCTCCCAACCATATATTACGTGCTAAATCGTTTTTCTCTTAACAAAAAAAAAAGGTTTCAAATAAGCAAGCAGTAAAATGAAAAAGAAAGACTTTGCAAGAATACACTATTTCCAAGATTGTTTCCACACTGTACAAGTCTTAAGAAAACAAGCGTGGAAATAGTAACAACATATAACATAGATGAAGAGAGTAGAGTAGAGTAGAATCAAGATTCAAGAATGCTCCGCAAAGAAGAAATGACTTCGTACGTCTTCGGGAAAAATAATATCTTTGAAAACATTGATCACTCGAACAAGTACTCCAAGGAACACCAAGAAACGTGTCAGCCTGGCTATAAAATATGTAACTATAGGGTCTCTGTATACAAACAGGGGGTATAGGGTTTTAGTTGTGAAGAGGATTTGGACCGGAGGGGACGAGTCTTTTATCGACGCCGACGCCGTACCTTGGATCAATCTCGAGCGGAGGAGGAGGGGGAGCAAGTGGCTGTTTCCGGCTGTTACGGTGGATTCTTTGAAGCTCAAGGCACATAGACCGCGCGTACGTACGAGAAAAAGAGTCACACGAACCGCGAGGAGCCACGTAATACGGATGCTGAACCCTCGGGACGTATCTGTGAGTTCGGTACCGGAAGTTTCTTGATGTCATCCGGTTTTCTTCGGCGGTCAGAGAAGCGGCGACAAGCAAAAAGACGACGAGGAGAAGGATCGGACGGTTCAGGTGGCTCGTCCACATTGCTTGATATGGGAAGGGAGAGAGAGAGAGTACGATATGTTTTGGTGGAGAAGGGAAAGTTTAAACTAAAAGAGAGAGAGAGAGAGAAAGAGGGAAATAAG
Coding sequences within:
- the LOC106294730 gene encoding CLAVATA3/ESR (CLE)-related protein 9-like isoform X1, whose protein sequence is MWTSHLNRPILLLVVFLLVAASLTAEENRMTSRNFRYRTHRYVPRVQHPYYVAPRGSCDSFSRTYARSMCLELQRIHRNSRKQPLAPPPPPLEIDPRDPIVTYFIARLTRFLVFLGVLVRVINVFKDIIFPEDVRSHFFFAEHS
- the LOC106294730 gene encoding CLAVATA3/ESR (CLE)-related protein 9-like isoform X2, which gives rise to MWTSHLNRPILLLVVFLLVAASLTAEENRMTSRNFRYRTHRYVPRVQHPYYVAPRGSCDSFSRTYARSMCLELQRIHRNSRKQPLAPPPPPLEIDPRYGVGVDKRLVPSGPNPLHN